A genome region from Streptomyces xanthophaeus includes the following:
- a CDS encoding serine hydrolase domain-containing protein has protein sequence MTSNSSTEATAEGTPAVPAAAVATTPDRSAMQHVLARATAPGGAPGIAVEVRDERGTWFGSAGVSDTGTGEERRQAERFRIGSTTKAFTATLVLQLAAEGRLSLDDTMEQWLPGMVAGNGYDGRAITIRQLLNHTSGIFNYGNDAEFFKKGIGAAWFQHRYDTYAPEQLIGIALATPAPFAPGDAFLYSNTNYFLAALIVEKVTGGTLAEALTRRIVHPLRLTGTYLPDTEPTIRGPHPRHYSTLFVSDAPPEIHDATDMNQSFAWAAGGIISTTGDLQRFFGALLQGHLLPAEQQREMFTTVDTTGPVPWIPGTRYGLGVFSWSLPSGATVWGNAGATYGSWTCAMGSRDGKHLLTGQVNGDWSGLGVLDDILTTEFGAAAGS, from the coding sequence ATGACCAGCAACTCTTCCACCGAGGCGACCGCAGAAGGCACGCCGGCGGTCCCCGCAGCGGCCGTCGCGACCACCCCCGACCGCTCCGCGATGCAACACGTACTGGCCCGCGCCACCGCCCCGGGCGGCGCTCCCGGCATCGCCGTCGAAGTGCGCGACGAGCGTGGCACGTGGTTCGGTTCGGCAGGAGTCTCCGACACCGGGACCGGGGAGGAACGCCGCCAGGCCGAGCGGTTCCGGATCGGGAGCACGACGAAGGCGTTCACCGCCACGCTCGTCCTGCAGCTGGCGGCCGAAGGCCGACTGAGCCTCGACGACACGATGGAGCAGTGGCTGCCCGGGATGGTGGCGGGCAACGGCTACGACGGCCGTGCGATCACCATCCGCCAGTTGCTCAACCACACCAGCGGCATCTTCAACTACGGCAACGACGCGGAGTTCTTCAAGAAGGGCATCGGCGCGGCGTGGTTCCAGCACCGCTACGACACCTACGCCCCCGAGCAGTTGATCGGGATCGCTCTCGCCACCCCGGCGCCCTTCGCCCCGGGGGACGCCTTCCTCTACTCCAACACCAACTACTTCCTGGCCGCCCTGATCGTCGAGAAGGTCACGGGCGGGACGCTCGCCGAAGCGCTCACCCGGCGGATCGTCCACCCCCTGAGGCTGACCGGGACCTACCTCCCCGACACGGAACCGACGATCCGAGGGCCGCACCCCAGGCACTACTCCACCCTCTTCGTCTCCGACGCCCCGCCCGAGATCCACGACGCGACCGACATGAACCAGTCCTTCGCATGGGCGGCCGGCGGCATCATCTCGACCACGGGGGACCTGCAGCGCTTCTTCGGCGCGCTGCTCCAGGGCCACCTGCTGCCCGCCGAACAGCAGCGGGAGATGTTCACCACCGTCGACACCACGGGACCCGTCCCGTGGATCCCGGGCACCCGGTACGGCCTGGGCGTGTTCTCCTGGTCCCTGCCGTCCGGCGCCACGGTCTGGGGCAACGCGGGCGCGACGTACGGCTCGTGGACCTGCGCCATGGGCTCCCGTGACGGCAAGCACCTGCTCACCGGCCAGGTCAACGGCGACTGGAGCGGCCTGGGCGTCCTCGACGACATCCTGACCACCGAGTTCGGCGCGGCTGCCGGAAGCTGA
- a CDS encoding GbsR/MarR family transcriptional regulator, with protein MPGGRLTHDERLEIAKGLGEGLSYTDIAGRLGRPISTVTREVARNGGPAAYRADAAHRATTGRARRRKQSPAASPTASATTGDAHGRDPEAVLELEEQFTAMMVGTGLPRMTARVLTCLYVTDGGSLTATELAQRLQVSPASVSKAVGELEQQELIRRERDPGRRRDRYVIDADAWFRGWMASARQNAMLADFALRGAEVLGAATPAGTRMQDIGHFFEHVGRTMIRAAEEWRQADTERRRSGSPEAVR; from the coding sequence ATGCCCGGAGGCAGACTGACCCACGACGAACGACTGGAGATCGCGAAGGGGTTGGGGGAAGGACTCAGCTACACGGACATCGCCGGGCGCCTGGGCCGGCCCATCTCCACGGTCACCCGGGAGGTGGCCCGCAACGGCGGCCCCGCCGCCTATCGGGCCGATGCGGCCCATCGCGCCACCACGGGCCGCGCCCGCCGCCGCAAGCAGTCTCCGGCCGCCTCGCCGACGGCCTCCGCGACCACGGGCGACGCACACGGACGCGACCCGGAGGCCGTCCTCGAACTGGAGGAACAGTTCACGGCGATGATGGTCGGTACGGGTCTCCCGCGGATGACCGCCCGAGTGCTGACGTGCCTGTACGTCACCGATGGTGGCAGCCTGACCGCCACCGAGCTCGCTCAGCGCCTCCAGGTCAGCCCCGCCTCCGTTTCCAAGGCCGTCGGCGAACTCGAACAGCAGGAGCTCATCAGGCGCGAACGCGACCCCGGCCGGCGGCGCGACCGGTACGTCATCGACGCCGATGCCTGGTTCCGGGGCTGGATGGCGAGTGCCCGGCAGAACGCCATGCTGGCCGACTTCGCCCTGCGCGGCGCCGAGGTCCTCGGCGCCGCGACGCCCGCCGGCACCCGGATGCAGGACATAGGCCACTTCTTCGAGCACGTCGGCCGGACCATGATCCGGGCGGCCGAGGAATGGCGGCAGGCCGATACCGAGAGGCGACGCAGTGGATCGCCGGAAGCCGTACGCTGA
- a CDS encoding arylamine N-acetyltransferase family protein produces the protein MIDVDGYLAVLEVDRPTAPTAEVLWALHRAQVERVAYETLDNQLGRPTGIGAAESVARILRGRGGYCFQLNGAFAALLTALGYDVTLHRAGVQGEIEDREGPGGDHLALTVGIDGERWLVDTGLAGGMYEPLPLREGTYTQGPFTYAMAPSSVVPGGWRFTHDPRGAFTAMVFAPEPVELSSFAPEHQRLSTSPESGFVRVLQVQLRDAKGVDMLRGCVLRRIDAEGTCERTIDSADDWYDALAGVFHLNLADVDASARAALWHRVHTAHQEWEAAGQRAATP, from the coding sequence ATGATCGACGTCGACGGATATCTGGCCGTGCTGGAGGTGGACCGGCCGACGGCCCCGACCGCCGAAGTGCTGTGGGCACTGCATCGGGCACAGGTGGAACGGGTCGCCTACGAGACCCTCGACAACCAACTGGGACGGCCGACGGGCATCGGCGCCGCGGAATCCGTGGCCCGGATCTTGCGCGGGCGCGGCGGCTACTGCTTCCAGCTCAACGGCGCCTTCGCCGCACTGCTGACGGCTCTCGGCTACGACGTGACGCTGCACCGGGCCGGGGTGCAGGGAGAGATCGAGGACCGCGAGGGCCCGGGCGGCGACCATCTCGCGCTCACCGTCGGGATCGACGGCGAACGGTGGCTGGTCGACACCGGACTCGCCGGCGGAATGTACGAGCCGCTGCCGCTGCGCGAAGGCACCTACACCCAGGGGCCGTTCACCTACGCGATGGCCCCGTCGTCGGTGGTGCCCGGCGGCTGGCGGTTCACCCATGACCCCCGCGGCGCCTTCACGGCGATGGTCTTCGCGCCGGAGCCCGTGGAGCTGTCCTCCTTCGCTCCGGAGCATCAGCGGCTGTCCACGTCCCCCGAGTCCGGATTCGTCCGGGTTCTCCAGGTCCAGCTCCGCGACGCCAAGGGCGTGGACATGCTGCGCGGTTGTGTGCTGCGCCGCATCGACGCCGAAGGCACGTGCGAGCGGACCATCGACTCGGCCGACGACTGGTACGACGCACTGGCCGGCGTGTTCCATCTGAACCTGGCCGACGTCGACGCCTCCGCGCGAGCGGCGCTGTGGCACCGCGTCCACACCGCACACCAGGAGTGGGAGGCCGCAGGGCAGCGTGCGGCGACGCCCTGA
- a CDS encoding trypsin-like serine peptidase, which produces MTADEQYWTAERMAQAKPIDAARGAGPAKAPSAPDSKGAARADAPHAAHFDGLPMVGTFFFDGTPVGGNATYCTGSVVRSKGKNMVLTAGHCANGLNAAKHRVFVPQYQFLKIPANQPWGLFTVDEVYKDPRYPTKGQTRDPVSDLDFAFVTVTPNGKGAVQDVVGGLTFTTSTSYDHNVTVVGYPSHASDNSQHKAIRCDVPTRRLPGFRQMQMECGGYYSGVSGGPWIRGYNASTKTGEVIGNVGGMGGGGDVDSISYSPLYGKDAQDLYNDASNGIGPDNVHRGTFQPPTDGPVLPGSGETWKHAKQIASGDFSGTGHSDLLVIWTDGEVTLYPGDGNGGFRPERQLLAPNAGWKPVATVTAGDFTGSNQFDLMVRWDDGRLTLHGDVGSRGLDGGTEMAAAGSIWSHATQIAAGRFNAATYVTDLMVRWSDGELSLFTNVSAGTMGQEYKLKDPNSTWKDATLLTSGQFSGNQKWDLMVRWSSGALNNYVGTTTGGLGSEQAIHGPNKTWTHSVIMATGQYTGDGLTNDLIVRWSDGETTMYKDTRMNNLGTEIMIAPPA; this is translated from the coding sequence TTGACCGCGGACGAGCAGTACTGGACGGCTGAGCGGATGGCACAGGCCAAGCCCATCGACGCCGCCCGCGGCGCCGGGCCCGCCAAAGCCCCATCAGCACCCGACTCGAAGGGCGCCGCACGGGCGGACGCGCCCCACGCCGCGCACTTCGACGGCCTCCCGATGGTGGGGACGTTCTTCTTCGACGGCACGCCGGTCGGTGGGAACGCCACCTACTGCACCGGCAGCGTCGTGCGGAGCAAGGGGAAGAACATGGTGCTCACCGCGGGGCACTGTGCGAACGGCCTGAACGCGGCCAAGCACCGCGTCTTCGTGCCGCAGTACCAGTTCCTCAAGATCCCGGCCAACCAGCCGTGGGGGCTCTTCACGGTCGACGAGGTCTACAAGGACCCCCGCTATCCCACGAAGGGCCAGACGAGGGATCCCGTTTCGGACCTGGACTTCGCCTTCGTCACCGTCACCCCCAACGGCAAGGGTGCGGTCCAGGACGTCGTCGGCGGCCTCACCTTCACCACCTCGACGTCGTACGACCACAACGTGACGGTCGTCGGCTACCCGTCCCACGCCAGCGACAACAGCCAGCACAAGGCCATCCGCTGTGATGTGCCGACCCGGCGGCTGCCTGGGTTCCGGCAGATGCAGATGGAGTGCGGCGGCTACTACAGCGGTGTCTCCGGCGGTCCTTGGATCAGGGGATACAACGCCTCGACCAAGACCGGAGAGGTGATCGGAAACGTCGGGGGCATGGGCGGTGGCGGCGACGTCGACTCGATCTCGTACTCGCCGCTCTACGGCAAGGACGCCCAGGACCTTTACAACGACGCCAGCAACGGCATCGGACCGGACAACGTCCATCGCGGCACCTTCCAGCCTCCGACGGACGGTCCGGTCCTGCCGGGCAGCGGCGAGACGTGGAAGCACGCCAAGCAGATAGCCTCCGGCGACTTCTCCGGCACGGGGCACAGTGACCTGCTCGTCATCTGGACCGACGGCGAGGTCACGCTCTACCCCGGTGACGGCAACGGCGGCTTCCGTCCCGAGCGGCAGCTCCTGGCACCCAACGCCGGGTGGAAGCCGGTCGCCACCGTCACCGCCGGCGACTTCACCGGCTCCAACCAGTTCGACCTGATGGTGCGCTGGGACGACGGCCGGTTGACCCTGCACGGCGACGTCGGCTCCCGCGGCCTCGACGGGGGAACCGAGATGGCGGCCGCCGGATCCATCTGGAGCCACGCCACCCAGATCGCCGCCGGTCGTTTCAACGCCGCCACCTACGTCACCGACCTCATGGTCCGCTGGTCCGACGGCGAGCTCAGCCTCTTCACCAACGTGAGCGCCGGCACCATGGGCCAGGAGTACAAGCTCAAGGACCCCAACAGCACCTGGAAGGACGCCACCCTGCTGACCTCGGGGCAGTTCTCCGGCAACCAGAAGTGGGACCTCATGGTCCGCTGGTCCAGCGGGGCGCTCAACAACTACGTCGGCACCACCACCGGCGGCCTCGGCAGCGAGCAGGCCATCCACGGCCCCAACAAGACCTGGACCCACAGCGTGATCATGGCCACCGGCCAGTACACGGGTGACGGTCTCACCAACGACCTCATCGTCCGCTGGTCCGACGGCGAGACCACCATGTACAAGGACACCCGCATGAACAACCTCGGAACCGAGATCATGATCGCCCCGCCGGCCTGA